A window of Lysobacter terrestris contains these coding sequences:
- a CDS encoding heavy metal translocating P-type ATPase, which translates to MAATPASVSALPGAAIVTVAPACFHCGEPVPASPVRIRLDGAEREFCCDGCAAAAQWIRDARLDDYYRLRSEPAARVDTDDAALALWDREEILATHARAVPGGRELTLLTDGMRCAACAWLIDRALAREAGVLEVSANAMTGRIRIAWDPARTALSAPLRRLAALGYRPYLATGEAGERARRAERNRWLLRLGVAGLGAMQAMMFAEALYLDTAGTMSLAMRDFLRWVTFLVSTPVVFYAGWPFLAGCVRELRHRRLGMDTLIATSTLLAYFASLVETVRGGPQVWYDAAVMFVFLLLAARMLEQRVRSVATAQVDALARAKPAFATRERDDGVREQVPLAMLAVGDIACIAVGEAVPADGTLLDARGDFEEALLTGESRAVGKTQGMPVFAGTLCRTRPARIHVTATGASTRLSQLARLVERAQAHRPAQAQAADRIAAWFVLALLVVAGATFLFWRAHEPARAFEVTLALLVISCPCALSLAVPAALAAANGALARMGVLPVRADALERLARTTDVVFDKTGTLGDGQPRLLDVTAFDGMDRAHALRIATALERDSGHPLAHAFTTAEPQPAAPLAANDVIASAGQGLEGSVEGTRWRLGHARFACDRDDDGAVWLGDGRRASARFEIRESERHGAREALQALRDAGMHVHLSSGDAADAVARFAQALGIVDAHARQTPEAKLALVRRLQHEGRHVAMVGDGSNDAPVLAGADVSIAMGEGAALAQGAADLVMTSPSLTRIPAAIALARRTRRIVRQNLGWALAYNLLALPLAMAGLVTPWLAALGMTLSSLAVTLNALRLARATAPALRNAAAATREVRA; encoded by the coding sequence ATGGCGGCGACGCCCGCCAGCGTGAGTGCACTGCCGGGCGCGGCGATCGTGACCGTCGCGCCTGCCTGCTTCCACTGCGGCGAACCGGTACCGGCCTCGCCCGTGCGCATCCGCCTGGATGGCGCCGAACGCGAGTTCTGCTGCGACGGCTGCGCCGCGGCCGCGCAATGGATCCGCGACGCCCGGCTCGACGACTACTACCGCCTGCGCAGCGAGCCGGCCGCTCGCGTCGACACCGACGACGCCGCATTGGCGCTGTGGGACCGCGAGGAAATCCTGGCGACGCATGCGCGCGCCGTCCCCGGTGGCCGCGAGCTCACCCTGCTCACGGACGGCATGCGCTGCGCCGCCTGCGCCTGGTTGATCGACCGCGCCCTCGCGCGCGAAGCGGGCGTGCTCGAAGTGAGCGCGAACGCGATGACCGGCCGCATCCGCATCGCCTGGGATCCAGCGCGCACCGCGCTGTCGGCGCCGTTGCGGCGACTGGCGGCTTTGGGCTACCGGCCGTACCTCGCCACCGGCGAAGCGGGTGAACGCGCCCGCCGCGCCGAACGCAACCGCTGGCTGCTGCGGCTGGGCGTGGCCGGACTGGGCGCGATGCAGGCGATGATGTTCGCCGAAGCCCTCTACCTCGATACCGCCGGCACGATGTCGCTGGCGATGCGCGACTTCCTGCGCTGGGTGACCTTCCTGGTGTCCACGCCGGTGGTGTTCTACGCCGGCTGGCCGTTCCTCGCCGGTTGCGTGCGCGAGCTGCGTCACCGCCGCCTCGGCATGGACACCCTGATCGCCACGTCCACGCTGCTGGCCTACTTCGCCAGCCTGGTCGAAACCGTGCGTGGCGGCCCGCAGGTCTGGTACGACGCGGCGGTGATGTTCGTGTTCCTGCTGCTGGCGGCGCGCATGCTCGAGCAACGCGTTCGCAGCGTCGCGACCGCGCAGGTGGATGCGCTCGCCCGGGCGAAGCCCGCCTTCGCCACGCGCGAACGCGACGACGGCGTGCGCGAACAGGTGCCGCTGGCGATGCTGGCGGTCGGCGACATCGCCTGCATCGCCGTGGGCGAAGCGGTGCCCGCCGACGGCACGCTGCTGGATGCGCGCGGCGACTTCGAGGAAGCGCTGCTGACCGGCGAATCGCGCGCCGTCGGCAAGACGCAGGGCATGCCGGTGTTCGCGGGCACGCTGTGCCGCACGCGTCCGGCACGCATCCACGTCACCGCCACCGGCGCGTCCACGCGCCTGTCGCAGCTGGCGCGCCTGGTCGAACGCGCCCAGGCGCACCGCCCCGCGCAGGCACAGGCCGCGGACCGGATCGCGGCGTGGTTCGTGCTGGCGTTGCTGGTCGTCGCCGGCGCCACCTTCCTCTTCTGGCGCGCACACGAACCGGCACGCGCCTTCGAAGTCACCCTCGCGCTGCTGGTGATCAGCTGTCCGTGCGCGCTGTCGCTGGCGGTGCCGGCGGCGCTCGCGGCCGCCAACGGCGCGCTCGCGCGCATGGGCGTGCTGCCGGTGCGCGCCGACGCGCTGGAACGGCTGGCGCGCACGACCGACGTGGTCTTCGACAAGACCGGCACCTTGGGCGACGGGCAACCGCGCCTGCTGGACGTGACCGCGTTCGACGGCATGGATCGCGCGCACGCGCTGCGCATCGCCACCGCGCTGGAACGCGACAGCGGGCATCCGCTGGCGCACGCGTTCACCACGGCGGAGCCCCAACCTGCGGCGCCACTGGCCGCGAACGATGTCATCGCCAGCGCCGGCCAGGGCCTCGAAGGATCGGTCGAAGGCACGCGCTGGCGCCTGGGTCACGCCCGCTTCGCCTGCGACCGCGACGACGACGGCGCCGTGTGGCTCGGCGACGGCCGCCGCGCCAGCGCGCGCTTCGAGATCCGCGAAAGCGAACGCCACGGCGCCCGCGAGGCATTGCAGGCCCTGCGCGACGCCGGCATGCACGTGCACCTGTCCAGCGGCGACGCCGCCGACGCCGTCGCCCGCTTCGCCCAGGCGCTGGGAATTGTCGATGCGCATGCACGGCAGACGCCCGAAGCCAAGCTCGCCCTGGTCCGCCGCCTGCAGCACGAAGGCCGCCACGTGGCGATGGTCGGCGACGGTTCCAACGATGCGCCCGTGCTCGCTGGCGCGGACGTCTCCATCGCCATGGGCGAAGGCGCCGCATTGGCGCAGGGCGCCGCCGACCTGGTGATGACCTCGCCGTCGCTGACGCGCATTCCCGCGGCGATCGCATTGGCGCGGCGCACCCGCCGGATCGTGCGACAGAACCTGGGCTGGGCGCTGGCCTACAACCTGCTCGCGCTGCCGCTGGCGATGGCGGGACTGGTCACGCCATGGCTCGCGGCGCTGGGGATGACGCTGTCCTCGCTCGCGGTGACGCTCAACGCCCTGCGGCTCGCACGCGCAACCGCGCCGGCGCTGCGCAACGCAGCTGCGGCAACGCGTGAGGTGCGCGCATGA
- a CDS encoding S8 family serine peptidase gives MQQRHLVGAMAIALATLTIGYASSTTGAPAKDTDRVLIKYKKGNKAQLKQVLKEAGARFHYSFDNMDTMAVTVPVAALEGLKHRADVESIEVDAPRYPMGQTMPWGIPRVQAPEAVAAGADGSGIKVCIIDSGINPAHEEFAGMAITGDSGNGQPWNVDNCGHGTHVAGTIAAADNGTGVVGVSPGKVALHIVKVFGDSTPGSCGWSYASTLIDAAQRCQAAGAKVINMSLGGTGSSIAERDAFTRLYQQGVLSIAAAGNDGNGAYSYPASYDSVVAVAALDSNNKRAAFSQFTSQVELAAPGVDILSSVPFRSAAVRVGDNDYPATAMVGTVQAVAQGALVSGGLCTTTGIDWNGKVVLCKRGSNSFADKATRVTAAGGLGMIVYNDIPGGFTGSLTPYVSTIPAVSVTNADGEALLAGQLGQQARVDTVAMSPASGYGYMSGTSMATPHVTGVAALAWSAAPQKSNQQVREALSVTAIDLDAPGRDINTGWGLVQAKAAANELVNGGLPQPGSTPGQLMVVGNTVKNKYQVDLLWTRGNSTVDVYRGGTKIMSAIPNTLAATDAPKLRGSGTLIYQVCNAGTSQCSAKASLYY, from the coding sequence ATGCAACAGCGTCACCTCGTGGGGGCCATGGCGATCGCGCTGGCCACCCTGACCATCGGCTACGCCAGCAGCACCACCGGCGCGCCGGCCAAGGACACCGACCGTGTCCTGATCAAGTACAAGAAGGGCAACAAGGCCCAGCTGAAGCAGGTCCTGAAGGAGGCCGGCGCCCGCTTCCACTACAGCTTCGACAACATGGACACCATGGCCGTCACGGTGCCGGTGGCGGCGCTGGAGGGGCTCAAGCATCGCGCCGACGTCGAATCGATCGAGGTCGACGCGCCGCGCTACCCGATGGGCCAGACGATGCCGTGGGGCATCCCGCGCGTGCAGGCGCCCGAAGCGGTGGCCGCCGGCGCCGACGGCAGCGGCATCAAGGTCTGCATCATCGACTCGGGCATCAATCCGGCCCACGAGGAATTCGCCGGCATGGCCATCACCGGCGACAGCGGCAACGGCCAGCCGTGGAACGTCGACAACTGCGGCCACGGCACCCACGTCGCCGGCACCATCGCCGCGGCGGACAACGGCACCGGCGTGGTTGGCGTAAGCCCCGGCAAGGTCGCGCTGCACATCGTCAAGGTGTTCGGCGACAGCACGCCGGGCAGCTGCGGCTGGAGCTATGCGTCGACTCTGATCGACGCCGCGCAGCGCTGCCAGGCAGCGGGCGCGAAGGTCATCAACATGAGCCTGGGCGGCACCGGCAGCAGCATCGCCGAGCGCGACGCCTTCACCCGCCTGTACCAGCAGGGCGTGCTCAGCATCGCCGCGGCCGGCAACGACGGCAACGGCGCCTACAGCTATCCGGCCTCCTACGACAGCGTCGTGGCCGTGGCCGCACTGGACAGCAACAACAAGCGCGCGGCCTTCTCGCAGTTCACCAGCCAGGTGGAACTCGCCGCGCCCGGCGTCGACATCCTCAGTTCGGTGCCGTTCCGTTCGGCCGCGGTCCGCGTCGGCGACAACGACTACCCCGCCACCGCGATGGTCGGCACGGTGCAGGCCGTCGCACAGGGCGCGCTGGTCTCCGGCGGGCTCTGCACCACCACCGGCATCGACTGGAACGGCAAGGTCGTGCTGTGCAAGCGCGGCAGCAACTCCTTCGCCGACAAGGCCACGCGCGTCACCGCCGCCGGCGGCCTGGGCATGATCGTCTACAACGACATCCCGGGCGGTTTCACCGGCTCGCTGACTCCGTACGTATCGACGATCCCGGCGGTCAGCGTGACCAATGCCGACGGCGAGGCGCTGCTCGCCGGCCAGCTCGGCCAGCAGGCGCGCGTCGACACCGTGGCGATGTCGCCGGCCAGTGGCTACGGCTACATGAGCGGCACGTCGATGGCGACACCGCACGTGACCGGCGTGGCGGCACTGGCGTGGAGCGCAGCTCCACAGAAGAGCAACCAGCAGGTGCGCGAGGCGCTTTCGGTGACGGCCATCGACCTGGACGCACCGGGCCGCGACATCAACACCGGCTGGGGCCTGGTGCAGGCCAAGGCCGCCGCGAACGAACTCGTCAACGGCGGCCTGCCGCAGCCGGGTTCCACGCCGGGTCAGTTGATGGTCGTGGGCAACACGGTCAAGAACAAGTACCAGGTCGACCTGTTGTGGACGCGCGGCAACAGCACCGTCGACGTCTACCGCGGCGGCACGAAGATCATGTCCGCCATTCCCAACACGCTCGCGGCGACCGACGCGCCCAAGCTGCGCGGCAGCGGCACGCTGATCTACCAGGTCTGCAATGCCGGCACTTCGCAGTGCTCCGCCAAGGCCTCGCTGTATTACTGA
- a CDS encoding cbb3-type cytochrome oxidase subunit 3 — MVSGIITATLLVVFVAGWAWAWSPRRRRDFEEAARLPLDDGPRAVDIGESER, encoded by the coding sequence ATGGTTTCCGGAATCATCACTGCAACGCTGCTGGTGGTGTTCGTCGCCGGCTGGGCCTGGGCGTGGAGCCCGCGCCGCCGCCGGGATTTCGAGGAAGCGGCACGCCTGCCGCTGGATGATGGCCCGCGCGCCGTCGACATCGGGGAGTCCGAACGATGA
- a CDS encoding FixH family protein, with translation MTLDTMTLENRVHASEQRPAWREPMVWLVAAIPAAAVIATIALLVVSARSSGNNDAVADRVQRTAQVQVADLGPDATARELRLSAIVRLDTARGASAIEVLPVDGGFARDAPLLLSLHHPAIAGFDRTFVLAPTATGWRSNGGIDLGHDWNVQLAAEDGRWRLQGRWIGGQRATYLRPALGGE, from the coding sequence ATGACCCTCGACACCATGACCCTCGAAAATCGCGTGCATGCATCGGAACAACGCCCGGCCTGGCGCGAACCGATGGTCTGGCTGGTCGCGGCTATTCCCGCCGCGGCGGTGATCGCGACGATCGCCTTGCTGGTGGTGTCGGCGCGCTCGTCAGGCAACAACGATGCCGTCGCCGATCGCGTGCAGCGCACCGCGCAGGTGCAGGTCGCCGACCTCGGCCCCGACGCGACCGCGCGCGAGCTGCGCCTGAGCGCGATCGTGCGTCTCGACACCGCACGCGGCGCCAGTGCGATCGAGGTGCTGCCGGTGGACGGCGGCTTCGCACGCGACGCACCGCTGCTGCTATCGCTGCACCATCCCGCGATCGCCGGGTTCGACCGCACGTTCGTGCTCGCGCCGACCGCGACCGGCTGGCGCAGCAACGGCGGCATCGACCTGGGCCACGATTGGAACGTCCAGCTCGCCGCGGAAGACGGCCGCTGGCGCCTGCAGGGCCGCTGGATCGGCGGCCAGCGCGCGACCTACCTGCGCCCCGCGCTGGGGGGCGAATGA
- the ccoO gene encoding cytochrome-c oxidase, cbb3-type subunit II: MSDKHTPNPHEKIEKNVGLMAVLIAVAVSFGGLAEIVPLMYQAEAIQPLPGVKPYPALQLAGRDVYVREGCYNCHSQMVRTLRFETERYGHYSLAGESVYDRPFQWGSKRTGPDLARVGGRYSDDWHRVHLVNPRDVVPESNMPSFPWLAENALDGQEVTARMHALKKLGDPYTDAQLRTAADEVAGKTELDAVVAYLQALGKHAPRGG; this comes from the coding sequence ATGAGCGACAAGCACACTCCCAACCCGCACGAGAAGATCGAGAAGAACGTCGGCCTGATGGCCGTACTGATCGCGGTCGCCGTGTCCTTCGGCGGCCTCGCCGAGATCGTGCCGCTGATGTACCAGGCCGAGGCGATCCAGCCGTTGCCGGGCGTGAAGCCCTACCCCGCGCTGCAGCTCGCCGGCCGCGACGTGTACGTGCGCGAGGGCTGCTACAACTGCCACTCGCAGATGGTGCGCACGCTGCGCTTCGAGACCGAACGCTACGGCCATTACTCGCTGGCCGGCGAATCGGTCTACGACCGGCCGTTCCAGTGGGGCTCCAAGCGCACCGGTCCCGACCTGGCGCGCGTGGGCGGCCGCTATTCCGACGACTGGCACCGCGTGCACCTGGTCAACCCGCGCGATGTCGTGCCGGAATCCAACATGCCGTCGTTCCCGTGGCTTGCGGAGAACGCACTCGACGGCCAGGAAGTCACCGCCCGCATGCACGCGCTCAAGAAGCTGGGCGATCCCTACACCGACGCGCAGCTGCGCACGGCGGCCGACGAGGTCGCCGGCAAGACCGAACTCGACGCCGTGGTCGCCTACCTGCAGGCGCTCGGCAAGCACGCACCGCGGGGAGGCTGA
- a CDS encoding 4Fe-4S dicluster domain-containing protein, with translation MSKSIDIALADDNGSFYVSERKVYPRDVSGRFDVLRKVAVAWLLGMFYVFPWLRWDGRQAVLFDLPARKFHVFGLTFWPQDFPLLALLLIIAGVSLFFFTALAGRLWCGYACPQTVWTETFLWMERWTEGDRNARMKLDAAPWSANKLLRKGAKHLLWLVFALWTGFTFVGFFTPITELGARLPFDLGGWEAFWILFYALATWGNAGFLREQVCKYMCPYARFQSAMFDRNTLLIAYDPMRGEPRGPRKRGLGDVLARGRGLLARATAFDYVFRASRHPSAADARLQAHGTITFDGGNEAEPLPKFTPEQLGDCIDCTICVQVCPVGIDIRNGLQYECIACGACVDACDEVMAKMGFAKGLVRYTTQNALDGKGTRVLRPRIFVYGTLLLVLLGAFAWGVGARTPLIAEVLRDRNALYRETATGIENGYTLKLVNKTENAQRYRVQLRDVAAGMALQAPPVVAVAAGEVASVPVTVVAPADTRGRRAVHFDVTAVDGSATQRVESSFFGPTP, from the coding sequence TTGAGCAAGTCCATCGACATCGCCCTGGCCGACGACAATGGTTCGTTCTACGTCAGCGAGCGCAAGGTCTATCCGCGCGACGTCAGCGGCCGCTTCGACGTGTTGCGCAAGGTCGCGGTGGCGTGGCTGCTGGGCATGTTCTACGTGTTCCCGTGGCTGCGCTGGGACGGGCGCCAGGCGGTGCTGTTCGACCTGCCGGCGCGCAAGTTCCACGTGTTCGGGCTGACGTTCTGGCCGCAGGATTTCCCGCTGCTAGCGTTGCTGCTGATCATCGCCGGCGTGTCGCTGTTCTTCTTCACTGCGCTGGCCGGGCGGCTGTGGTGCGGCTACGCCTGCCCGCAGACGGTGTGGACCGAGACGTTCCTGTGGATGGAGCGCTGGACCGAGGGCGACCGCAACGCGCGCATGAAACTCGACGCCGCGCCGTGGTCGGCGAACAAGCTGCTGCGCAAGGGCGCCAAGCACCTGCTGTGGCTGGTGTTCGCGCTGTGGACCGGCTTCACCTTCGTCGGCTTCTTCACCCCGATCACCGAACTCGGCGCACGCCTTCCGTTCGACCTCGGCGGCTGGGAAGCCTTCTGGATCCTGTTCTACGCGCTGGCGACCTGGGGCAACGCCGGCTTCCTGCGCGAACAGGTGTGCAAGTACATGTGCCCGTACGCGCGCTTCCAGAGCGCGATGTTCGACCGCAACACCCTGCTGATCGCCTACGACCCGATGCGCGGCGAGCCACGCGGCCCGCGCAAGCGCGGCCTCGGCGACGTGCTCGCGCGCGGCCGCGGCCTGCTCGCCAGGGCCACCGCCTTCGATTACGTGTTCCGCGCCAGCCGTCATCCGAGCGCGGCGGACGCGCGCCTGCAGGCCCACGGCACGATCACCTTCGACGGCGGCAACGAGGCCGAGCCGCTGCCGAAGTTCACGCCGGAGCAACTGGGCGACTGCATCGACTGCACGATCTGCGTGCAGGTGTGCCCGGTCGGCATCGACATCCGCAACGGCCTGCAATACGAGTGCATCGCCTGCGGCGCCTGCGTGGACGCCTGCGACGAAGTGATGGCGAAGATGGGCTTCGCCAAGGGCCTGGTCCGCTACACCACGCAGAACGCGCTCGACGGCAAGGGCACGCGCGTGCTGCGTCCGCGCATCTTCGTCTACGGCACGCTGCTGCTGGTACTGCTGGGCGCCTTCGCCTGGGGCGTGGGCGCGCGCACGCCGCTGATCGCCGAAGTGCTGCGCGACCGCAACGCGCTGTACCGCGAGACCGCCACCGGCATCGAGAACGGCTACACCCTCAAGCTGGTGAACAAGACCGAAAACGCGCAGCGCTATCGGGTGCAACTGCGCGACGTCGCGGCCGGCATGGCCTTGCAGGCGCCGCCGGTGGTCGCGGTGGCGGCGGGTGAAGTCGCGTCGGTGCCGGTTACGGTCGTCGCTCCCGCCGATACCCGCGGGCGCCGCGCGGTCCACTTCGACGTCACCGCGGTGGACGGCAGCGCAACGCAGCGCGTCGAAAGCAGCTTCTTCGGACCGACGCCATGA
- the ccoP gene encoding cytochrome-c oxidase, cbb3-type subunit III gives MSNAWSWYVIALVVLNIAGCGWLLWWTAKRRPGDPKPEDTSHVWDGDLTEYNKPLPKWWINLFWLTIVFSIGYLAWYPGFGNFAGYGRWSSQQEHAQRKAAYDATLEGTFAPFKNQPINVLAADPEARKLGRSIFNNTCATCHGSSAQGAIGYPNLTDDIWHWGGSPERVLETVLDGREGVMPEWGTVLTGMGGENGVDYVVAYVRTLATPGQSLQNDYMAAQGKKLYDGICVACHGVDGKGNQQMGAPDLTDDYWLYGKSNQALRQTIAKGRHGSMPAHRELLGETRARLVAAYVWSLSNPPQGKGAASAAPAAR, from the coding sequence ATGAGCAACGCCTGGTCGTGGTACGTCATCGCACTGGTCGTGCTCAACATCGCCGGCTGCGGCTGGCTGCTGTGGTGGACGGCCAAGCGCCGCCCCGGCGATCCCAAGCCGGAAGACACCAGCCACGTGTGGGACGGCGATCTCACCGAGTACAACAAGCCGCTGCCGAAATGGTGGATCAACCTGTTCTGGCTGACCATCGTCTTCAGCATCGGCTACCTGGCGTGGTACCCGGGCTTCGGCAACTTCGCCGGCTACGGCCGCTGGTCGTCGCAGCAGGAACACGCGCAGCGCAAGGCCGCCTATGACGCGACGCTGGAAGGCACCTTCGCGCCGTTCAAGAACCAGCCGATCAACGTGCTGGCCGCCGATCCCGAGGCGCGCAAGCTCGGCCGCTCGATCTTCAACAACACCTGCGCGACCTGCCACGGTTCGTCCGCGCAGGGCGCGATCGGCTACCCGAACCTCACCGACGACATCTGGCACTGGGGCGGCTCGCCCGAGCGCGTGCTGGAGACGGTGCTCGATGGGCGCGAAGGCGTGATGCCGGAATGGGGCACGGTGCTGACCGGCATGGGCGGCGAGAACGGGGTCGACTATGTCGTCGCCTACGTGCGCACGCTGGCCACGCCGGGCCAATCGCTGCAGAACGACTACATGGCCGCGCAGGGCAAGAAGCTCTATGACGGCATCTGCGTCGCCTGCCACGGCGTCGACGGCAAGGGCAACCAGCAGATGGGCGCGCCCGACCTCACCGACGACTATTGGTTGTACGGCAAGAGCAACCAGGCGCTGCGCCAGACCATCGCCAAGGGTCGCCACGGTTCGATGCCCGCGCATCGCGAACTGCTCGGCGAGACCCGCGCGCGCCTGGTCGCCGCCTATGTCTGGTCGCTGTCGAACCCGCCGCAAGGCAAGGGCGCCGCGTCCGCCGCCCCGGCCGCACGCTAG
- the fnr gene encoding fumarate/nitrate reduction transcriptional regulator Fnr, translating into MNGAPVLDLATLRSGCSHCSLQQLCLPAGISPDELQRLDEIVRRRRPIERGERLYRAGDPLAAVFVARDGAFKTVSISEEGEEQVIGFHLPGELIGLDALGAGSHRCEAIALTEANVCEVPFEQLAVVAAQLPSLQQQLLRVIGQSVGRDQDHLGILVRRQAGERIALFLHGLSERYRNIGQPATQFKLPMSREDIARYLGLALETVSRGFTRLQEDGVIDVVGRRIDILKPAELNRLAHSAEHDEPKRRGRA; encoded by the coding sequence ATGAACGGGGCCCCCGTACTCGACCTGGCAACCCTCCGGAGCGGCTGCTCGCACTGTTCGCTGCAGCAGTTGTGCCTGCCGGCCGGCATCAGCCCGGATGAACTGCAACGGCTGGACGAGATCGTGCGTCGCCGTCGCCCCATCGAGCGCGGCGAACGGCTGTACCGCGCCGGCGATCCGCTGGCCGCGGTGTTCGTGGCCCGCGACGGCGCGTTCAAGACGGTGAGCATCAGCGAGGAAGGCGAGGAGCAGGTGATCGGCTTCCACCTGCCCGGCGAACTGATCGGGCTCGATGCCCTGGGCGCGGGCAGCCATCGCTGCGAGGCCATCGCGTTGACCGAGGCGAACGTCTGCGAGGTGCCGTTCGAGCAACTGGCCGTGGTTGCCGCGCAACTGCCGTCGCTGCAGCAGCAGCTGCTGCGCGTGATCGGGCAGAGCGTGGGCCGCGACCAGGACCACCTGGGCATCCTGGTGCGACGGCAGGCGGGCGAGCGCATCGCGCTGTTCCTGCACGGCCTGTCCGAGCGTTACCGCAACATCGGTCAGCCGGCGACGCAGTTCAAGCTGCCGATGAGCCGCGAGGACATCGCGCGCTACCTCGGACTGGCACTGGAAACGGTGAGCCGCGGCTTCACCCGTTTGCAGGAAGACGGCGTGATCGACGTCGTCGGCCGCCGCATCGACATCCTCAAGCCGGCCGAACTCAACCGCCTCGCGCACAGCGCCGAACACGACGAACCCAAGCGCCGCGGCCGCGCCTGA
- a CDS encoding sulfite exporter TauE/SafE family protein translates to MPIDWLVVGGALLSGLLGGAHCAAMCGGIATGLSVQQRGGWWVALQPNLGRIGGYVLAGAIVGGIGHGLLDVARVPQLAIALRAAVGVVLIVAALRLLDRRGRLSFLGGAGARAWQWLRPLQRRLLPANTATRRMALGLLWGWMPCGLSTTLLAAAWLQASALHGAMTMAAFGLGTLPVMLPLTWAGARMGQRLQRGGWRVAMGLCVLCSGVLTLAAPLLMQSPALHGVLAALGCRALPA, encoded by the coding sequence ATGCCGATTGACTGGCTGGTCGTCGGCGGCGCGCTGCTGAGCGGCCTGCTCGGCGGCGCGCACTGCGCGGCGATGTGCGGCGGCATCGCCACCGGCCTGTCGGTGCAGCAGCGCGGCGGCTGGTGGGTGGCGCTGCAACCCAACCTCGGCCGCATCGGCGGCTACGTGCTGGCGGGCGCGATCGTCGGCGGCATCGGCCATGGCTTGTTGGATGTGGCCCGCGTGCCGCAGCTCGCCATCGCATTGCGCGCGGCGGTGGGCGTGGTGCTGATCGTCGCCGCGTTGCGCCTGCTCGATCGCCGCGGCCGCCTGTCCTTCCTCGGCGGGGCCGGTGCCCGCGCATGGCAATGGCTGCGGCCGTTGCAACGCCGCCTGTTGCCGGCGAATACCGCGACCCGGCGCATGGCGCTGGGCCTGCTGTGGGGCTGGATGCCGTGTGGCCTGAGCACGACGCTGCTGGCGGCGGCGTGGCTACAGGCCAGTGCCTTGCACGGCGCGATGACCATGGCCGCGTTCGGCCTCGGCACGCTGCCGGTGATGCTGCCGTTGACCTGGGCCGGTGCGCGCATGGGCCAGCGCCTGCAGCGCGGCGGCTGGCGGGTCGCGATGGGGCTGTGCGTGCTGTGCTCCGGTGTGCTCACGCTGGCGGCGCCGCTGCTGATGCAGTCACCGGCGCTGCATGGCGTGCTGGCGGCGTTGGGCTGTCGCGCCCTGCCCGCCTGA
- the ccoS gene encoding cbb3-type cytochrome oxidase assembly protein CcoS, with the protein MNILLLLVPLSLMLLLLAVGAFVWAVKRGQFDDLDTPALDILADDREPLPPAGEHHDAD; encoded by the coding sequence ATGAACATCCTGCTGTTGCTCGTGCCGCTCAGCCTGATGCTGCTCCTGCTCGCGGTCGGTGCGTTCGTGTGGGCGGTGAAGCGCGGACAGTTCGACGACCTCGACACGCCCGCGCTCGACATCCTCGCCGACGATCGCGAGCCGCTGCCACCCGCCGGGGAGCACCACGATGCCGATTGA